The segment TCACAGTCGCAACGGCACTGCGCTCGCCCATTGGCCGGGAGACGCCGAGCCCGCGGGGCTCCCATTGGCTCCCGGAAGGCGGCGCCCGCGGCACGACCAATCGGCTCCTCCTGGGGTCCGCGAGGGgcaacccccctccccccaccagGGGATGCCGGGGGTGGGGCCCGCAGCGCGCGGGGCCGCCCGCGCACTCACTGTCCTGCGCCGTTCCCTCTCCCCGCGCAACCAATCCCgcggccgctgccgccgcgTCCGGCCGGAAGAGGCAGACGCGAGGCGGGGCGCACTTCCGGCGTGCGCCGTCGagccgggagcggcgggggcgggctCTTCCGGGAGGGGCGGGCGGTAGCTGCCGCGGCGCTGCCCCTCTCCAAGATGGCGGCAGCAACCTCGGCCTGTTCCCCCCAATCCATCCTGCGCAGGCTCCGCAGACCCCCCTCCAAGATGGCGGTGagccccggggaggggaggggccgggccgggccgggggcagggCGCGTCAGGCTCCGCCGACCCCCGCCCGGGGCCCGTGGCCCGTGGCTCGCAGGAAGCCTTaggcggggcgggcgggcgacGCCCGGGGCCTTCTCGGCCCCGCGCCGTGACTCAGCGCGGCAGGGGGCCCTGGGCcgcaggggggtggggggcgcccccggccccgctcccccggtGCCGATaccgcggccccgcggcgcgcCGCTGCCTCCGGGAGCTGCCGGCCGAGAGCGGCCGAGATGGTGGGGGGTCCGTAGGCCTGCCCGGGGCCTGTAGCCGGCCCATTTCCTCGGCGAGTCTGGGCCTCGTGGCTCCGCGggccccgccggccggggcggAGGGGCCGGGTCGCAGCTGACAGGCTGCGGTGCCGCTCGGCCCGGGCCACCGCGCCGCCGGGAAAAGTGCGAGTCATGCTGCGGGGCAGGCCGGGCCTGGGCAGGGACGCGGCGGGCTGCCGCGAGTAATCGCAGCCCAGGCCTCGGTGCTGCGGGGGGCACCGGCGGGGCCAGCTGTCACTGTTTCGGGGCCGCTGTCGCCGGGAGGAGCCGCAGGGGAACGAGCTCCCCTGCTCCGAGCCGCCCGCGCAAGGGAACTTGTGCGGCGCTGCGGCTTGCCTGTCAGTCCTTCGTGCCGGCCTGGAAGCCCGATGCCCCAGGCGGTCTTGATTTACTGTAATTTACAACTTGAAGTCCAAAACTCAATTAAAAACTAATTAACGTAAACAAACGCACTGTATTGGGCTTTAAGAACAGCACGGAGGAGCCGAGATGGTCTCGGCGTGCAGCTGTTTAATGGGCTGGGCTAACGCAGCAGCTGTCCAACAGCAATGGAGTGCACCATAAAATCCCAGATCTTATTGGCTTGAGCacattttctcatctgtttatttttgctgcaggaaaaaaagaaaaacttcatttgACATaccctttggttttttttctcgTCTTTCAGATTATGTCATAACTACACAATAAACGAGCAGTGATGGAATCACTGGATACCGAGGTGAGGGCACGGAAGACTCTGGGGACTGTTGAATATGTAGAGGCTTCAGGCTTCACGCGGGGAATACTGCCAACCAAGAAGGATGTAGTTCAGAATATGCTGTATCTATTGCAGCCCAAAAGAGCTGGCCAGGCCCAGCGGTCCAAAGAGGGTGCGGCCCAGTTGCTCGCTGAGCACCTGCAAGAGCACTGGTTGGTTTGCAACTTGCACACCATTGCGACACAAAACATAAAGAAACTTATCCTCAAAATGTACGAGGAATTTACAAGATTGTATCAGAccagaaagcagagacagaacCAGGCTTTTACCGAGCGAGCAGACAAATTCAACGAGAGTTCGGAGAAGCTCTTTGATGTATTTtgtacagacacacagacaAGAAATAAATTGGAGGAATACAGTGGAATAAAAATGACTAGTATTGAGTGGAAATTTCTTGAAGATCAAAGAAGCGAAAGAAAAATGTACTATGAAGATTTCACAGACAAGCCAGAATTGAAGATGATGGAAAGAAGACAAAAGATACAATGTCTGGAGCACTTCAGGAAACTCGccaaggaggagaaggaaggaaacaaaacaaaggaagtgAAATATAAAAGTGATGAGCAATCAGATGAAGGCACAAGTGTGGATGAATCCTACCCTGCAGAGGAGAACGGCGGGGCTCCAGCGTTTTCACTGCGGGGCAGAAGGAAGCGTCGGTGCACCACGACTCCTGCGAGCGCCACCATGCCCCTGGAGTGCCAGCATATACGGATGAGCATCAGGAGAGTTAGGCCTGGGTTCTACGAGACTGTGCAGAAGGTCAAAAACTGCTAGCGCACACCGCAgtcagcaggcagagctgctggagtaCGAGGTGGCAATGCACACGTTAGGCAAGTTTGAAATCCCACCGTCAATTGGAAGTGATTGTTGTAGATCTCCAAGCCAGAGCTCAGGAGCATCTTGCCTCTGGGGAAGAGTGCTGGAATGACAACAGCGGCAAGGACTAAAACACATAAATTTGGAAGAATAAGTAGTCAGTGGCTAACGATGTGAAGGCTCAAACATAGCAGATGATCTAAAGTTACGTAGCACTTAAACCTCTTCTTCCAAGGTCCTGTCTACATCCGTGGGTTTTTGGAAGTCTCTCACCATTTCTGAGCCAGTGGTGGCCTAACAAACAGTACGAAACAGGACTCTCATTTACTGCAGGGAAATAACTTGGACTTCTTGCTCATAGAAAATTCGTATGCTGAAAAGCCCTAACTCCTCCTGCTGGTTTTGATGGGAGTGAAAGGTGCTTGGCCCCTTTCAGCAGAAATTGGCATTGCTGTGAGGAAGGAAGCTGGTTTTCAGCTTGTGTTACCCAGGCCTGGAGAGGCACCCTGTGGTTTTGTGAAGGGATTGCTCCCTTGCTcgaggagggggagagagagagatcagGAGACTTTTGAGTGCTTTGGCTGTAAAAGCATTGGtgattttgaatgttttgttcTAGATTCTATTTTAACAATGTTTCCTTGATCAGGATAATTACCTTCCCACAATTGGATGAGTTTTAACAAGAAGTCCCTAATCTAGGATTTGAGGTGTGAATCCTAAATGAAGtgataatattttattttctgcgggggggggggggggggggggggagaggaagggggaaggatgcaaattgcattatttaattttaagattgGAAGAATTTTATAAACTGTTATCCTGTCTTCTTAGGTTatagggaagaaaaagcctttccAGGTGTGGGTAGCTGTGGTACTTACAGCAATAAGCACCTGAGTCTGGGCTTGCTTTTCCACCCCCTGAGGTCCCTGCAGACCAGCAGGGTGGAAATGGTAGTTTTCCACCCAGAGTTTGTTTGAACAAAATGTAACCCTCTTGCCCACATACATCCTGAGCAGTGACGTGTCTGTGATTTTTAGGTATCCGCAGTGTGAGGGTATCTGCCATTTTTAGTTAGAGTTGCTTTACTGGTTTTTAAAGATGAGAGACTTGAACTTTCAGTGAAACCCAGTGCTGGAGATCTCTCTGGTGAGATTCCCAAACCTTGCCAGACTACACTGAAGATTAAAACCCCCAAGTCTCTATTTGTTCACGAAAGTTCTCTGGTAGAAAGAGTGCAAACTTGCCTGGTTTTCAAATTTACCTTTCAGTGTGAATGTTGGTTTCCCCACTCCAGTATCTCAGCTTTccctcatttctttcttctccgTCCTGCACATCATTTTACTGACATTAACTCGTGCTGTTTCATTCTTTGGCTTTTGCTCCCTTAACAATAAATGCATGTACGAATAATTTTGACAGCTCCTTTACTTTTGATGAATCAGTTCTTGGACTGCTTTGAAGTCCTATGCCAAAGGAGGAATGAAACACAAATTAGCTGCTGGTCTGACTGGGACGCAGCAGAGCTAGCGATGAGCGCAAGAGGTGGCAGCTGCCGTGGCCTTGCTGCTCGGGCAGGCTCCGGCGTACCTTCGTTCCCTCCCTCCGCCTAAGGATGGGTCCATCCGGCTCAGAGCGCTGCATCAGCTTCGCAGTGACCTTGCTCGTTAGTAGTGGCCAGGATCCTTACTCTGTCTCTAAGAAGTTCTTCATGGTAAGTTGCTCCAAAATGTTTAGCAAACTCAGTGTATTCCACATCACCAGTAGTGTCGTTACAGGTTTAATAGCACACACCCGCGTTCTGCAACACTTTTCAGCTTCCGCTGCTTGAGGGTTTGCAgccctctctctcctcctctctctgaCGTGCTTCACTGACTTCCCCGTGCAAATTATGTCACGTTTAAACTATTTGCCTTCCAGCCCTGAGGTGCTGGACTCGAGCCTCTCACTGGGCTTTTACACCAGCAGCTCTGTTTCAGCAGGGAATATAGCCAAGCTCGGACCTCGCCGaactagaatttttttaataactgctgTAAAACCCCCTTTGTATTACAAATATAGCTGACAGTATAAATGCTCATGTGTAAAGCAAATCCACCAGGGTTGACTCAAATACAGAACACAGCTGTATAGTGTTTTATGATTTTCAGGGATTCAGGGAATTTAAGGTTGTCGAATCTGACTTCCTGTATACCACAGGGAGTTACGTTTCATTCAAAGCCCCACACTCAGCCTACTAGTTTTGGTTTAACTGACATGTCTTACAGAAAGTCGAGCTGAAGACGTCAGGAGTCTGCTGTCTTCCTGTTA is part of the Falco naumanni isolate bFalNau1 chromosome 13, bFalNau1.pat, whole genome shotgun sequence genome and harbors:
- the LOC121096568 gene encoding uncharacterized protein LOC121096568, with amino-acid sequence MESLDTEVRARKTLGTVEYVEASGFTRGILPTKKDVVQNMLYLLQPKRAGQAQRSKEGAAQLLAEHLQEHWLVCNLHTIATQNIKKLILKMYEEFTRLYQTRKQRQNQAFTERADKFNESSEKLFDVFCTDTQTRNKLEEYSGIKMTSIEWKFLEDQRSERKMYYEDFTDKPELKMMERRQKIQCLEHFRKLAKEEKEGNKTKEVKYKSDEQSDEGTSVDESYPAEENGGAPAFSLRGRRKRRCTTTPASATMPLECQHIRMSIRRVRPGFYETVQKVKNC